Proteins from a genomic interval of Nostoc sp. TCL240-02:
- a CDS encoding tetratricopeptide repeat protein: MKLKSKPKSAFVQPFSCMMLSILTIISLSPLALAVSGKVSLHPPEQDAQRQSQKLAQFSDTGPSERSQMLQQANALFNQGDLTGAEENFRKLIKKFPDDAFGHFQLGNVLFRQKKPEEAINAFQEAIRLQSKYALAYNAIGMVYASQSRWDEAMTEYKKALEINPNYGEALTNFALVLWQTNKKDEALSSLEKALNIFKAQNRSEKVNQVERILKEIKTADDPSVS, from the coding sequence ATGAAGCTGAAGAGCAAACCCAAATCAGCATTTGTTCAACCTTTTAGCTGCATGATGCTGAGTATTCTAACTATAATTAGTTTATCACCATTAGCGTTAGCGGTTTCTGGAAAAGTTTCTTTGCATCCGCCAGAACAGGATGCACAGAGACAATCACAAAAACTAGCCCAATTTTCAGATACAGGGCCATCAGAGCGATCACAGATGCTGCAACAAGCCAATGCTTTATTTAATCAGGGAGACTTAACGGGTGCAGAGGAAAATTTCCGCAAGTTAATTAAAAAATTCCCAGACGATGCCTTTGGACACTTTCAACTGGGAAATGTGCTTTTTCGGCAAAAGAAACCAGAAGAAGCAATTAACGCCTTTCAAGAAGCCATTCGTCTCCAGTCAAAATACGCTCTAGCTTATAATGCGATCGGTATGGTTTACGCTAGCCAAAGTCGCTGGGATGAAGCCATGACTGAATATAAAAAAGCTCTAGAAATCAATCCTAATTATGGCGAGGCTCTGACTAATTTTGCATTGGTATTGTGGCAAACAAATAAAAAAGATGAGGCGCTATCTTCTCTAGAAAAAGCTTTAAATATTTTCAAAGCACAGAATAGAAGTGAAAAAGTTAACCAAGTCGAACGAATATTGAAAGAGATCAAAACTGCTGACGATCCTAGTGTTTCCTAA
- the acs gene encoding acetate--CoA ligase, whose amino-acid sequence MSEPNIESILQENRLFHPPSEFSQNAHIKSLEDYQRLCDKAKADPQQFWADLAGTELEWFQKWDTVLDWQPPFAKWFVGGKTNISYNCLDRHLTTWRKNKAALIWEGEPGDSRTLTYAQLHREVCQFANVLKQLGVQKGDRVGIYMPMIPEAAIAMLACARIGAPHSVVFGGFSAEALRDRLIDVRAKLVITADGGWRKDAIVPLKEQVDKALADGAVPSVENVLVVKRTGQETDMQLGGRDHWWHDLRKGVSADCPAEPMDSEDMLFVLYTSGSTGKPKGVVHTTAGYNLYTHITTKWIFDLQDTDVYWCTADVGWITGHSYIVYGPLSNGATTLMYEGAPRASNPGCTWDVIEKYGVNIFYTAPTAIRSFIKMGEHHPKARNLSSLRLLGTVGEPINPEAWMWYQKIIGGDRCPIVDTWWQTETGGIMITPLPGAIPTKPGSATLPFPGIIADVVDLEGNTVPNNEGGYLAVRHPWPGMMRTVYGDPERFRRTYWEHIPPQDGNYTYFAGDGARRDEDGYFWVMGRVDDVLNVSGHRLGTMEVESALVSHPAVAEAAVVGKPDELKGEEVVAFVTLEGTYQGSDELSKELKQHVVKEIGAIARPGEIRFTDALPKTRSGKIMRRLLRNLAAGQEVSGDTSTLEDRSVLDKLREGT is encoded by the coding sequence ATGTCTGAACCAAATATCGAATCAATCCTCCAAGAAAATCGCCTCTTCCATCCTCCTAGTGAATTCTCGCAGAACGCCCACATTAAAAGCCTAGAAGACTATCAGCGTCTTTGTGACAAAGCCAAAGCCGATCCGCAGCAATTTTGGGCAGATTTGGCTGGAACAGAATTAGAATGGTTCCAAAAATGGGATACTGTGCTAGATTGGCAACCGCCTTTTGCAAAGTGGTTCGTTGGCGGAAAGACTAATATTTCTTACAATTGCCTTGACAGACATCTCACTACTTGGCGCAAAAATAAAGCAGCCTTGATTTGGGAAGGAGAACCGGGTGATTCTCGTACTCTGACTTATGCCCAACTGCACCGGGAAGTTTGTCAGTTTGCCAATGTATTGAAGCAATTGGGTGTACAAAAAGGCGATCGCGTTGGTATATATATGCCGATGATTCCCGAAGCTGCGATCGCAATGTTAGCCTGTGCCAGAATTGGCGCACCCCACAGCGTAGTATTTGGTGGTTTTAGTGCCGAAGCTTTGCGCGATCGCTTAATTGATGTTAGAGCTAAACTAGTAATCACGGCTGATGGTGGTTGGCGCAAAGATGCGATCGTTCCTCTCAAAGAACAGGTAGACAAAGCCTTAGCTGATGGTGCTGTTCCTAGCGTTGAAAATGTCCTAGTTGTCAAGCGTACCGGGCAAGAAACTGATATGCAGTTGGGCGGACGCGATCATTGGTGGCATGATTTGCGAAAAGGAGTATCAGCAGATTGTCCCGCCGAACCGATGGACAGCGAAGATATGCTGTTTGTCCTCTACACTTCTGGTAGCACCGGCAAACCGAAGGGCGTAGTGCATACAACTGCTGGTTATAATTTGTATACCCATATCACCACCAAGTGGATCTTTGACCTTCAAGATACAGATGTATATTGGTGTACCGCCGATGTCGGTTGGATTACGGGACACAGCTACATTGTCTACGGCCCCCTTTCCAACGGTGCAACAACGTTGATGTATGAAGGTGCGCCCCGTGCTTCTAATCCTGGTTGTACATGGGATGTAATTGAAAAATACGGCGTTAATATTTTTTATACTGCACCTACGGCAATTCGGTCATTTATTAAGATGGGCGAACACCATCCCAAAGCACGAAACCTGTCTTCGTTGCGTTTGCTAGGAACCGTCGGCGAACCCATTAACCCAGAAGCTTGGATGTGGTATCAGAAAATAATTGGTGGCGATCGCTGTCCAATTGTTGATACTTGGTGGCAAACGGAAACTGGCGGTATCATGATTACACCGCTACCAGGAGCAATCCCTACTAAACCAGGTTCCGCGACTCTTCCCTTCCCAGGAATCATTGCAGATGTCGTGGATTTGGAAGGAAACACCGTACCCAATAACGAAGGCGGTTATCTAGCGGTACGTCATCCGTGGCCGGGAATGATGCGGACAGTCTACGGCGATCCAGAACGCTTCCGCCGCACCTATTGGGAACACATTCCACCCCAAGATGGTAACTATACTTACTTTGCTGGTGATGGTGCTAGACGCGATGAAGACGGTTACTTCTGGGTCATGGGTCGTGTAGATGACGTACTGAATGTATCAGGACATCGCCTTGGTACAATGGAAGTAGAATCAGCCTTAGTTTCTCATCCAGCCGTTGCAGAAGCGGCGGTAGTGGGTAAGCCGGATGAACTCAAAGGTGAGGAGGTAGTTGCTTTTGTCACTTTAGAAGGTACTTATCAGGGAAGCGACGAACTGAGTAAAGAACTCAAGCAGCACGTCGTCAAAGAAATTGGTGCGATCGCACGTCCGGGAGAAATTCGCTTTACTGATGCTTTGCCCAAAACGCGATCAGGTAAAATTATGCGGCGCTTATTGCGGAATCTAGCTGCTGGACAAGAAGTATCTGGTGATACTTCAACATTAGAAGATAGAAGCGTGTTGGATAAATTGCGGGAAGGTACTTAA